In Rubrobacter radiotolerans DSM 5868, a genomic segment contains:
- the ricT gene encoding regulatory iron-sulfur-containing complex subunit RicT, with product MDTEVGELIGRVALTPRRREAYTRPYDIVRLVSESDREREDRHRELGREVRLEAEKLARDHRIKGVRFIGCDVSLDGSYIEVKYQSDRDVRLAPVSEGLRERYDAHVRLTRFSFVERAADAGGCDTCGLPLCCAVWSGARSMGPVNVRLARQQGVTPNDKILGSCGEVKCCMRYEHDVYKEFKERAPFKNTPVRLGEREGKVVDYSMVKDSVFVKFGPKRSDTELVTLTALARENEGIVPLDAGDEPESEAPGTPEAEPPGPDAD from the coding sequence GTGGACACCGAGGTCGGGGAGCTTATCGGCCGGGTAGCCCTGACGCCGCGCCGCCGGGAGGCCTACACCCGTCCCTACGACATCGTCCGGCTCGTCTCCGAGAGCGACCGGGAACGCGAGGACCGGCACCGCGAGCTCGGGCGCGAGGTGCGCCTGGAGGCCGAGAAGCTTGCTCGTGATCACCGCATAAAGGGCGTTCGCTTTATCGGCTGCGACGTCTCGCTAGACGGCTCCTACATCGAGGTCAAGTACCAGTCCGACAGGGACGTCCGGCTCGCACCCGTCTCCGAGGGGCTCCGCGAGCGCTACGACGCTCACGTGCGCCTCACGCGCTTCAGCTTTGTCGAGCGGGCCGCCGATGCGGGCGGCTGCGACACCTGCGGGCTTCCGCTCTGCTGTGCGGTCTGGAGCGGGGCGCGCAGCATGGGGCCGGTGAACGTCCGGCTTGCAAGGCAGCAGGGCGTTACGCCGAACGACAAGATCCTCGGCAGCTGCGGCGAGGTGAAGTGCTGCATGCGCTACGAGCACGACGTCTACAAGGAGTTCAAGGAGCGCGCGCCCTTCAAGAACACTCCCGTCCGGCTGGGCGAGCGTGAGGGAAAGGTCGTCGACTACTCTATGGTCAAGGACTCGGTCTTTGTCAAGTTCGGTCCGAAGCGCTCGGACACGGAGCTTGTTACGCTCACCGCTCTCGCCCGCGAGAACGAGGGCATCGTCCCCCTCGACGCCGGAGACGAGCCGGAGAGCGAGGCTCCCGGGACGCCGGAGGCCGAGCCGCCTGGTCCGGACGCGGACTAG
- a CDS encoding P1 family peptidase, with the protein MRPGPLDNLCDVAGVRVGHATDGEGLTGCTAILFDGREGAAGATVGVDVRGSSPGTRETARLAPTASINETHAVLLTGGSAFGLAAADGVVSYLEERGVGLDLGSVRIPLVSAAVIFDLMTGSPRARPDARMGYEAARTAGSGRFLQGSVGAGTGATVGKILGPERAMKGGLGSASFVFDGGLVVAALAVVNAFGDVHENGRVVAGPRLEDGSLGETLRLLPEAASRLGWRERGAEAAENTTLALVATNARLTKVQTTKVAQMAHDGFARTISPVHSTLDGDVIFAAATGEIPTATDLVGAWGAEAVSRAVLRAVRHARSAGGFPGLAGD; encoded by the coding sequence GTGCGCCCCGGTCCACTAGACAACCTGTGCGACGTGGCGGGCGTCAGGGTCGGGCATGCAACAGACGGGGAGGGGCTTACGGGATGTACCGCGATCCTCTTCGACGGCCGCGAAGGTGCTGCGGGAGCGACGGTCGGGGTGGACGTGCGTGGCTCCTCGCCCGGGACTCGCGAGACGGCCCGGCTCGCGCCGACGGCGAGCATCAACGAGACTCACGCCGTGCTGCTTACCGGCGGGAGCGCGTTTGGGCTCGCCGCCGCTGACGGGGTCGTGAGCTACCTGGAGGAGCGGGGCGTCGGGCTCGACCTCGGGTCGGTGCGGATACCGCTTGTCTCTGCGGCCGTGATCTTCGACCTCATGACCGGCTCGCCGCGCGCTCGTCCCGATGCCCGGATGGGCTATGAGGCTGCGCGCACGGCCGGAAGCGGACGCTTTCTTCAGGGGAGCGTCGGAGCCGGTACAGGGGCGACGGTCGGGAAGATCCTCGGCCCCGAGCGGGCCATGAAGGGCGGCCTCGGGAGCGCATCCTTCGTCTTCGACGGTGGTCTCGTCGTTGCGGCGCTCGCCGTCGTCAATGCTTTCGGGGACGTGCACGAGAACGGTCGGGTCGTGGCGGGTCCGCGCCTCGAAGACGGCTCGCTCGGGGAGACGCTCCGCCTTCTGCCCGAGGCCGCCTCCCGGCTCGGCTGGAGGGAGCGGGGAGCGGAAGCTGCGGAGAACACGACCCTTGCGCTCGTCGCGACGAACGCCCGCCTCACGAAGGTCCAGACGACAAAGGTCGCCCAGATGGCCCACGACGGCTTTGCGAGGACGATCAGCCCCGTCCACTCGACCCTCGACGGGGATGTGATCTTCGCCGCCGCGACCGGCGAGATCCCGACTGCGACCGACCTCGTCGGGGCCTGGGGGGCGGAGGCGGTCTCCCGCGCCGTCCTTCGGGCCGTGCGCCATGCCCGGTCCGCCGGCGGCTTCCCCGGTCTTGCGGGGGACTGA
- a CDS encoding ATP-binding protein: MAEELFTDMVGNESALRLLARAAQEGPTHAYLFYGPPGVGKRTAARRFGARLVAGGNATAERRALRGNHPDLAEIEPEGAFTTISQVRQVVGLAASRPFEGERRVIVLDAASFNPPAANALLKTLEEPEGETVFVLLASSLDEVMPTIVSRSQPVRFDRIPTPLVEEFLRARGAREPSVAAALGRGSVGLALRYAEEPGLGELREAVFRAGLSVGADYEERRELAGFVMERVEAVGKEREAAILAGYDGEGEPDRRTKDTAKRAGRAARDHAYREAIDLLALLFRDAAVVRAGAEELAANLDRLEEIRAVADRYPEADWAGAALSLEEARSGLTYNVSPEAMLEVALSRTRQSILDLSRGS, encoded by the coding sequence TTGGCTGAAGAGCTTTTTACTGACATGGTCGGAAACGAGAGCGCGCTGCGGCTTCTGGCGCGGGCGGCGCAGGAGGGACCGACGCACGCCTACCTCTTTTACGGTCCTCCCGGGGTCGGGAAGCGGACCGCCGCCCGGCGTTTCGGGGCGCGGCTCGTCGCGGGCGGGAACGCGACAGCCGAGAGGCGAGCACTGCGCGGAAACCACCCCGACCTCGCCGAAATCGAGCCCGAGGGGGCTTTCACGACGATCTCCCAGGTCCGGCAGGTTGTCGGGCTTGCGGCGAGCCGGCCCTTCGAGGGAGAGCGGCGCGTGATCGTCCTCGACGCCGCCTCGTTCAACCCTCCGGCGGCGAACGCGCTTCTGAAGACGCTTGAGGAGCCGGAGGGCGAAACGGTCTTCGTTCTCCTTGCGTCCTCCCTCGACGAGGTGATGCCGACGATCGTCTCCCGCTCTCAGCCGGTGCGCTTCGACCGGATTCCGACTCCGCTCGTCGAGGAATTCCTGAGAGCCCGCGGAGCCCGGGAACCCTCGGTCGCGGCCGCGCTCGGGCGGGGTTCGGTCGGGCTCGCGCTGCGCTACGCGGAGGAGCCGGGCCTCGGGGAGCTGCGGGAGGCGGTCTTTCGGGCCGGACTCTCGGTCGGGGCCGACTACGAGGAGCGCCGGGAGCTCGCCGGGTTCGTCATGGAGCGCGTCGAGGCCGTCGGAAAGGAGCGAGAGGCCGCCATCCTCGCCGGCTACGACGGGGAAGGCGAGCCGGACCGCAGGACAAAGGATACGGCGAAGCGGGCCGGACGCGCCGCGCGCGACCACGCCTACCGGGAGGCGATAGACCTTCTCGCGCTCCTTTTTCGCGACGCGGCCGTGGTGCGAGCCGGAGCCGAGGAACTCGCAGCGAACCTCGACCGGCTGGAGGAGATCCGGGCCGTCGCCGACCGCTACCCGGAGGCCGACTGGGCCGGAGCGGCGCTCTCGCTGGAGGAAGCCCGCAGCGGGCTTACGTATAATGTCTCTCCGGAAGCGATGCTGGAGGTAGCCCTATCACGGACGCGGCAGTCGATACTGGATCTCTCCCGAGGCTCGTAG
- the tmk gene encoding dTMP kinase codes for MKRAPGRGLFVTIEGLDFSGKSTLVGNLKRALADAGCRAHFTREPGGTPVAERIREIVLDPAAEMDDRTEAYLYAAARADHTRGVILPRLARGETVVCERYLDSSLAYQGAGRGLGIEAVRRLNALAATLVPDRTFYLRLDAAERERRALERGEPDRLEAAGREFTARVEAAFDALAAREPQRIRVLDATLPPDELVRKVLTCLAARPEQRETD; via the coding sequence GTGAAGCGTGCGCCGGGCCGGGGTCTCTTTGTAACGATCGAAGGGCTCGATTTCTCCGGGAAGAGCACGCTCGTGGGGAACCTTAAGCGGGCGCTCGCGGACGCCGGATGCCGGGCGCACTTCACGCGCGAGCCGGGCGGCACGCCGGTCGCAGAGAGAATACGGGAGATCGTCCTTGATCCGGCGGCCGAGATGGACGACCGGACCGAGGCCTACCTCTACGCCGCCGCCCGGGCCGATCATACTCGGGGCGTGATCCTCCCGAGGTTGGCGCGCGGCGAGACCGTTGTCTGCGAGCGCTACCTCGACTCTAGCCTCGCCTACCAGGGGGCCGGTCGCGGGCTCGGTATCGAGGCGGTGCGACGTCTGAACGCTCTTGCTGCAACGCTCGTTCCCGACCGGACCTTCTACCTGAGGCTCGACGCCGCCGAGCGCGAGCGCCGGGCCCTTGAGCGCGGCGAGCCGGACCGGCTGGAGGCCGCCGGGCGCGAGTTTACCGCGCGCGTCGAGGCCGCCTTCGACGCGCTCGCCGCCCGGGAGCCGCAGCGCATCCGCGTTCTCGACGCGACGCTGCCGCCCGACGAGCTTGTCCGGAAGGTCCTCACTTGCCTCGCCGCCCGCCCGGAGCAGCGAGAGACCGACTAG